TTTTAAAAGTAGGCTTTTTAGCAATAAAAAATCAGAAAGTCTGTAAAATTTATCAATTAATTATTGTTAATAAAATATTGATACCATTATAAAAGCCACCTGATATTGAGTTTACTTCCTCCAAACCGTCCTGTCAGTGTGCTATTGACTGATTCCTAGTTGTGTATGGAATTCATGTTTTAACAAATCGATGTTCATATCTTATTGAATGTGGAGCAAATAGCGCCTTACAAACTGCTTATATTTGGATATATTCTTTGTTACAATGGATTTCAGGCAAATGGGCATACGTGTATTAGCAGCAGACGATGATGAATTCATGCGATTAATCCTCTCCAATTTACTGAAGGAATCGGGGTATAATTTTTTTATCGCGGAGGACGGGCTGGATTTCATGGATGAATTCACCTTAAAAAGTTATGACATTATTTTATTGGATATAAACATGCCGGGGCTTGATGGATGGGATATCATCGGCAATATCCGCAAGGTATTTCCTGAGCCGAAAAGAAGTATTCCGGTTATTGCATTGACGGGACACAAAGGAGATGAACTTATCACCAGGTTGAAAAGTTCAGGTTTCAATTATTATCTGGCGAAACCTTTCCGCCGTCATGATCTGGATGAAGCGATCCGTATATGCCTTGGTGGCAAAGATGGTTTTATTGCCATTAAAAGCCAGGAGCAGAAGCAAGACAGCCTGATTGACACCAGCCAGTTGGAGCAGTTTGCGGAAGGGGATAAAGATTTTTTCAACAACATAATTGAGACTTTTCTATCGAGTGCTCCCAAAACCATTTTGAATTTAAGAAGCATGGCTTATGCTGGTGACTGGAAAGGGATGAAGGAAGAGACCCACCGATTCTCACCACAGCTAAATTTCATTGGAGCTCGCCTGATT
This genomic stretch from Bacteroidota bacterium harbors:
- a CDS encoding response regulator, which encodes MDIFFVTMDFRQMGIRVLAADDDEFMRLILSNLLKESGYNFFIAEDGLDFMDEFTLKSYDIILLDINMPGLDGWDIIGNIRKVFPEPKRSIPVIALTGHKGDELITRLKSSGFNYYLAKPFRRHDLDEAIRICLGGKDGFIAIKSQEQKQDSLIDTSQLEQFAEGDKDFFNNIIETFLSSAPKTILNLRSMAYAGDWKGMKEETHRFSPQLNFIGARLIADIVEEIEKELSKNPAKNIMMSLVETLDASVAEAMKRLILILNQAQ